Proteins encoded together in one Kineococcus rhizosphaerae window:
- a CDS encoding phytanoyl-CoA dioxygenase family protein, protein MTTLPADTDVRQVVDIIERDGGVIVAGFLHADGLVRLRKEVNAALDEIRPGEDAAFAGTRTRRAGRLFARSTMMVDIARHPLYLGAARAILQKPVDVWFGQERTTVTPGIQIGMTQAIRICPGQGTQPLHRDDTSFLWRHPDYGREGRLQIMVAVNDFTQENGATRVIPGSHRWDDERMPLNEETVPAAMAAGSALLWIGSTYHGGGNNVSTGDRTGVTMSFDLSNLRQEENQYLSLSPEVVSALPQDVQRLLGWSSGDNFMGYIEVGGQMTDPNFLVATS, encoded by the coding sequence TTGACGACGTTGCCAGCAGACACCGACGTCCGCCAAGTTGTCGACATCATCGAACGCGACGGCGGCGTGATCGTGGCAGGCTTCCTGCACGCGGACGGGCTCGTCCGCCTACGCAAAGAGGTCAATGCCGCCCTGGACGAGATCCGTCCGGGCGAAGACGCCGCCTTCGCGGGTACCCGAACCCGTCGAGCGGGTCGCTTGTTTGCCCGGTCCACCATGATGGTAGACATTGCCCGCCACCCGCTCTATCTCGGTGCAGCCCGCGCGATCCTGCAGAAGCCGGTCGACGTCTGGTTTGGTCAGGAACGGACGACGGTCACACCTGGCATCCAGATCGGCATGACCCAGGCCATCCGGATCTGTCCCGGTCAGGGGACCCAGCCGCTGCACCGTGACGACACCTCCTTTCTCTGGCGCCACCCCGATTACGGTCGCGAGGGACGGCTGCAGATCATGGTCGCGGTCAACGACTTCACCCAGGAGAACGGCGCCACCCGCGTCATCCCCGGTAGTCACCGCTGGGATGATGAGCGGATGCCCCTAAATGAGGAGACGGTCCCGGCGGCCATGGCCGCGGGTTCGGCGTTGCTTTGGATTGGGTCGACCTACCACGGCGGCGGCAACAATGTCTCCACTGGAGACCGCACCGGGGTGACGATGTCGTTCGACCTGTCGAATCTTCGCCAGGAAGAGAACCAGTATCTGTCTTTGTCACCCGAGGTCGTCTCGGCTCTGCCCCAGGACGTGCAGCGACTCCTCGGGTGGAGCTCCGGGGACAATTTTATGGGCTACATTGAAGTGGGCGGCCAGATGACCGACCCAAACTTCCTGGTCGCCACTTCCTGA
- a CDS encoding NAD(P)-dependent oxidoreductase — protein sequence MKNPSPIPLPRVVILGAGLMGSAIARELLRLGCSVDVWNRTPAKTTPLVQEGAGTGTLQSVMTGPALVLLCLSNYETARAVLAEAEEPLRDAALVNLVTGSPTEAEEFSSWASERGARYLDGAIEAYPNDIGQSTTLVNYSGHVDVWTDHRELLLAIAGASTYVGERPGAANVLDAAMAGSFYNVSIGAFLEAQSYALSQGVTPQQLRSGLPYWLELLRRSLEEGISAVEGGVYDTDQATLVVYHDAVRSWLSTVNHADQRSTLLTANEESLRSAVAAGHGPRSIFAQHLLTSKSVFS from the coding sequence GTGAAGAACCCGTCGCCCATTCCACTACCCCGAGTCGTCATCCTTGGTGCCGGGTTGATGGGGAGCGCCATCGCCCGGGAGCTCCTGCGTCTCGGCTGCAGCGTCGACGTCTGGAACAGAACACCAGCCAAGACCACTCCACTGGTCCAAGAGGGCGCCGGTACTGGGACGCTTCAATCGGTCATGACCGGCCCTGCCCTGGTCCTGCTGTGCCTGTCCAACTACGAGACAGCACGTGCTGTTCTGGCGGAGGCCGAGGAGCCGTTGCGGGATGCCGCCCTCGTCAACCTCGTCACGGGGTCCCCCACCGAAGCGGAAGAATTCAGCTCGTGGGCCTCCGAGCGGGGAGCGAGATACCTCGATGGGGCCATCGAGGCTTACCCCAACGACATCGGTCAAAGCACCACGCTGGTCAACTATTCAGGTCATGTCGACGTGTGGACCGACCACCGCGAACTCCTTCTAGCGATTGCCGGGGCGTCGACCTACGTGGGTGAGAGGCCCGGCGCTGCCAACGTGCTTGACGCGGCGATGGCCGGGAGTTTCTACAACGTCTCCATCGGTGCCTTCTTGGAGGCGCAATCGTATGCGTTGTCGCAGGGGGTAACCCCCCAACAGCTGCGGTCCGGACTGCCGTACTGGTTGGAACTACTGCGGCGCTCCCTTGAGGAGGGAATCAGCGCCGTCGAAGGCGGTGTCTACGACACCGACCAGGCGACGTTGGTCGTCTATCACGACGCGGTCCGGTCGTGGTTGTCTACGGTGAACCATGCTGATCAACGATCAACGCTACTGACCGCAAATGAGGAAAGCCTTAGGTCGGCGGTGGCTGCCGGCCATGGACCTCGCTCGATCTTTGCGCAGCACCTACTTACCAGCAAGAGCGTCTTCTCATGA